From Cellulomonas fimi ATCC 484, a single genomic window includes:
- a CDS encoding PLDc N-terminal domain-containing protein: MARYLGFVILVGLVVWCVLDISRSDEDERLGVHPVLWMALVVLVPVLGAVVWVLVSRGRRAARRQAGGPARPSRPGGRRPGPVAPDDDPDFLRRLDEERRRREQGTNDGPTG, from the coding sequence ATGGCCCGGTATCTCGGATTCGTGATCCTCGTCGGGCTCGTCGTGTGGTGCGTGCTCGACATCTCCCGGAGCGACGAGGACGAGCGCCTCGGCGTGCACCCCGTGCTGTGGATGGCGCTCGTCGTGCTCGTGCCCGTGCTGGGCGCCGTCGTCTGGGTGCTCGTCAGCCGGGGCCGCCGGGCCGCCCGGCGGCAGGCCGGCGGTCCCGCGCGCCCCTCCCGCCCGGGCGGTCGCCGTCCCGGCCCGGTCGCGCCGGACGACGACCCGGACTTCCTGCGCCGGCTCGACGAGGAGCGCCGCCGCCGGGAGCAGGGCACGAACGACGGCCCGACGGGCTGA
- a CDS encoding 1,4-dihydroxy-2-naphthoate polyprenyltransferase yields the protein MTTAREWLAGARPRTLPAAAAPVLVGTGAAAQVGGAHLGRAALALGVALALQVGVNYANDYSDGVRGTDVDRVGPLRLTASGTARPGAVRAAAFTAFGVAAVVGLALVLATGDWWLLGVGVLAIGAAWTYTGGKSPYGYRGLGEVGVFVFFGLVAVLGTTWTQAAELPWTAWAGAVAIGLLACALLMANNLRDVPTDALVGKRTLAVRLGERRARRVYAAFVLLPMLLGLACAAVAPWAWLVALLLAPAGVLAGIVLLGARGRALVPVLAGTGMLELAFGVLLGLGLAL from the coding sequence GCCGCGCAGGTCGGCGGTGCGCACCTCGGGCGCGCGGCGCTCGCCCTCGGGGTCGCGCTCGCGCTCCAGGTCGGCGTGAACTACGCGAACGACTACTCCGACGGGGTGCGTGGCACCGACGTCGACCGCGTCGGGCCGCTGCGGCTCACGGCCTCGGGCACGGCCCGGCCGGGCGCGGTACGGGCCGCGGCGTTCACGGCGTTCGGCGTCGCAGCCGTGGTCGGCCTGGCGCTCGTGCTCGCCACGGGCGACTGGTGGCTGCTCGGCGTCGGGGTGCTCGCGATCGGCGCCGCGTGGACGTACACCGGCGGGAAGTCGCCCTACGGCTACCGCGGGCTCGGCGAGGTCGGGGTGTTCGTGTTCTTCGGCCTGGTCGCGGTCCTCGGCACCACGTGGACGCAGGCGGCCGAGCTGCCGTGGACCGCGTGGGCCGGCGCCGTCGCGATCGGCCTGCTCGCGTGCGCGCTGCTCATGGCGAACAACCTGCGGGACGTGCCCACCGACGCCCTCGTCGGCAAGCGCACCCTGGCCGTCCGTCTGGGCGAGCGACGGGCGCGCCGTGTCTACGCCGCGTTCGTGCTCCTGCCGATGCTGCTCGGGCTGGCCTGCGCGGCGGTCGCGCCGTGGGCGTGGCTCGTGGCGCTCCTGCTCGCCCCCGCCGGCGTGCTCGCGGGGATCGTGCTGCTCGGGGCCCGTGGCCGGGCGCTCGTGCCCGTCCTGGCCGGCACCGGGATGCTCGAGCTCGCGTTCGGCGTGCTGCTGGGGCTCGGCCTGGCGCTCTGA
- the resB gene encoding cytochrome c biogenesis protein ResB: MSTYRPEGLDDAFTRDVDAPADAPGDVRLPTLGLVGWLRWAWRQLTSMRVALLLLMLLAVAAVPGTLFPQRAQDPAGVAEYLVDHPTTGPWLDRLGLFGVYSSVWFSAIYLLLFVSLVGCILPRTRVHLAGVRGRPPRTPRRLGRFPALGGGLSDDTPQAVAARAAAVMRRGWAWLPFVPTYRVDVHDEGGGTWSAAGERGYLRETGNLVFHLALVGLLVSVATGQMLHYRGQAIVVQGRGFANAQVDYDTFEQGTAFDPADLVPFTLRLDDFESRFDPDTLQSRDFTAHVTLTEPGQEPQERTIKVNHPLAAGGAKVYLQGNGYAPEVTVRDAAGEVAFAGAVPFLPEDEVYTSRGVIKVPDVSGGQEQVGVMGYLLPTAREMAPGFWRSTDPQPTDPLLVLSVWSGNLGLDTGVPQNVYELDESRLEQSVDEAGDAVTLYVRPGETVELPDGLGTLTFDGLPRFVALDLRHDPALPFVLVFALLAFAGLAASLFAPRRRVWVRAAPGTGDDAGRTVVSAAGLARGDDVGLQPELDRLLAATLTSTAPTSGIPTRTTPTSTTPTSTTPTSTAPTSTAPTSTAPAGGAPAGTRTSTTPTADEAATPSPTVPRGSTP; encoded by the coding sequence GTGAGCACCTACCGCCCCGAGGGCCTCGACGACGCGTTCACCCGGGACGTGGACGCACCTGCCGACGCCCCGGGCGACGTGCGCCTGCCGACGCTCGGGCTCGTCGGGTGGCTGCGCTGGGCGTGGCGCCAGCTCACGAGCATGCGCGTCGCGCTCCTGCTCCTCATGCTGCTCGCCGTGGCCGCCGTGCCCGGCACGCTGTTCCCCCAGCGCGCCCAGGACCCGGCCGGGGTCGCGGAGTACCTGGTCGACCACCCCACGACGGGGCCGTGGCTGGACCGGCTCGGGCTGTTCGGCGTCTACTCGTCGGTCTGGTTCTCGGCGATCTACCTGCTGCTGTTCGTCTCGCTCGTCGGCTGCATCCTGCCGCGCACGCGCGTGCACCTCGCGGGGGTCCGCGGCCGTCCGCCGCGCACGCCGCGCCGGCTCGGCCGGTTCCCCGCGCTGGGCGGCGGGCTCTCCGACGACACGCCGCAGGCCGTCGCCGCGCGCGCCGCGGCCGTGATGCGGCGCGGATGGGCGTGGCTGCCGTTCGTGCCGACCTACCGGGTCGACGTGCACGACGAGGGCGGCGGCACGTGGTCCGCCGCGGGGGAGCGCGGGTACCTGCGCGAGACCGGCAACCTCGTCTTCCACCTCGCGCTCGTCGGACTGCTCGTGTCCGTCGCGACCGGCCAGATGCTGCACTACCGCGGCCAGGCGATCGTCGTGCAGGGCCGCGGCTTCGCGAACGCGCAGGTCGACTACGACACCTTCGAGCAGGGCACGGCGTTCGACCCCGCGGACCTCGTGCCGTTCACCCTGCGGCTCGACGACTTCGAGTCCCGGTTCGACCCCGACACGCTGCAGTCGCGCGACTTCACCGCGCACGTGACCCTGACCGAGCCCGGGCAGGAGCCGCAGGAGCGCACCATCAAGGTCAACCACCCGCTCGCCGCCGGCGGCGCCAAGGTCTACCTGCAGGGCAACGGGTACGCGCCCGAGGTCACGGTGCGCGACGCCGCGGGCGAGGTCGCGTTCGCAGGGGCCGTGCCGTTCCTGCCGGAGGACGAGGTGTACACCTCGCGCGGCGTGATCAAGGTGCCCGACGTCAGCGGCGGGCAGGAGCAGGTCGGTGTCATGGGCTACCTGCTGCCCACGGCGCGCGAGATGGCGCCCGGCTTCTGGCGCTCCACCGACCCGCAGCCGACCGACCCGCTGCTCGTGCTGTCCGTCTGGTCCGGCAACCTGGGCCTCGACACGGGCGTGCCGCAGAACGTCTACGAGCTCGACGAGTCGCGCCTGGAGCAGTCCGTCGACGAGGCGGGCGACGCGGTGACCCTCTACGTGCGCCCCGGGGAGACGGTCGAGCTGCCCGACGGCCTCGGCACGCTCACGTTCGACGGCCTGCCGCGGTTCGTCGCCCTCGACCTGCGCCACGACCCCGCGCTGCCCTTCGTCCTGGTGTTCGCGCTGCTCGCGTTCGCCGGGCTCGCGGCCAGCCTGTTCGCGCCACGTCGACGCGTCTGGGTCCGGGCCGCCCCCGGCACGGGCGACGACGCCGGCCGTACAGTGGTCAGCGCCGCGGGGCTCGCCCGGGGCGACGACGTGGGGCTGCAGCCCGAGCTCGACCGCCTCCTCGCCGCGACCCTGACGAGCACCGCCCCCACGAGCGGCATCCCCACCCGCACGACGCCGACGAGCACGACGCCGACGAGCACGACGCCGACGAGCACCGCCCCGACGAGCACCGCCCCGACGAGCACCGCCCCGGCGGGCGGCGCGCCCGCCGGCACCCGCACCAGCACCACCCCGACGGCCGACGAGGCCGCCACCCCGTCCCCGACCGTCCCCCGAGGAAGCACCCCATGA
- a CDS encoding DUF4229 domain-containing protein translates to MPVVRYTATRLAIFAACLGLLWWVGMRSWLAGVVALLLAWMASYVLLPRQREAAVAWVAARSEERERAGLRSRLGSGARDDAAVEDEADEQARRAAGDGPTTTA, encoded by the coding sequence GTGCCTGTCGTGCGCTACACCGCCACCCGTCTCGCGATCTTCGCCGCCTGCCTCGGCCTGCTCTGGTGGGTGGGGATGCGGTCGTGGCTCGCCGGCGTCGTGGCCCTGCTGCTCGCCTGGATGGCCTCCTACGTCCTGCTGCCGCGGCAGCGCGAGGCCGCGGTCGCGTGGGTCGCGGCGCGGTCCGAGGAGCGCGAGCGCGCAGGGCTCCGCAGCCGCCTCGGGTCCGGGGCGCGCGACGACGCGGCCGTGGAGGACGAGGCCGACGAGCAGGCCCGCCGGGCCGCGGGCGACGGGCCGACGACGACGGCCTGA
- the ccsB gene encoding c-type cytochrome biogenesis protein CcsB, which yields MTTGDLSTLLVWAATTALTIALVAWTVDLAAVAERAQGRARRATAARTPVAVGAAEPADDSLADPAPVTGTAGPDGTAAGSPRAQGIARMTTYLGALLLLAGVALRGVASGRWPTANMYEFTIVGVLVAVSVLAVVQRRRPIAFVGVVVLGIAVLALALGLLVFFVQADAVQPALDSYWLIIHVGVAIIATGVFTVAFAASVLQVLRDVRAAGPREVDGPARRTDALRRWVLGPRFAWLEQVPGPRELEALAFRLNAIGFVLWTFTLIGGAIWAEHAWGRYWGWDPKEVGTFVAWVVYAAYLHARTTRGWSGRRAAYFVFVGYAVVLANFTVVNLFVDGKHAYSGL from the coding sequence ATGACCACCGGAGACCTCAGCACGCTCCTCGTGTGGGCCGCGACGACCGCGCTCACCATCGCGCTCGTCGCGTGGACCGTCGACCTGGCCGCCGTCGCCGAGCGCGCGCAGGGGCGCGCCCGCCGGGCGACCGCGGCCCGCACGCCCGTCGCCGTGGGCGCCGCAGAACCGGCGGACGACTCGCTCGCCGACCCGGCCCCGGTCACGGGGACGGCCGGCCCGGACGGGACCGCCGCGGGCTCGCCGCGTGCCCAGGGCATCGCGCGCATGACCACGTACCTCGGTGCGCTCCTGCTCCTCGCGGGCGTCGCGCTGCGCGGCGTCGCGTCGGGCCGCTGGCCCACCGCCAACATGTACGAGTTCACGATCGTCGGCGTGCTCGTCGCCGTCTCGGTCCTCGCGGTCGTGCAGCGCCGCCGGCCCATCGCGTTCGTCGGCGTCGTCGTGCTCGGGATCGCGGTGCTCGCCCTGGCCCTCGGGCTGCTCGTGTTCTTCGTGCAGGCGGACGCGGTGCAGCCCGCGCTCGACAGCTACTGGCTGATCATCCACGTCGGCGTCGCGATCATCGCGACGGGGGTGTTCACGGTCGCGTTCGCCGCGTCCGTGCTCCAGGTGCTGCGCGACGTGCGGGCGGCGGGTCCGCGCGAGGTCGACGGGCCGGCCCGGCGCACGGACGCGCTGCGCCGCTGGGTGCTCGGTCCCCGCTTCGCGTGGCTGGAGCAGGTGCCCGGTCCGCGCGAGCTCGAGGCGCTCGCGTTCCGGCTCAACGCGATCGGCTTCGTGCTGTGGACGTTCACGCTGATCGGCGGCGCGATCTGGGCCGAGCACGCGTGGGGCCGGTACTGGGGCTGGGACCCCAAGGAGGTCGGCACGTTCGTCGCGTGGGTCGTGTACGCCGCGTACCTCCACGCGCGCACGACGCGAGGCTGGAGCGGGCGGCGGGCCGCGTACTTCGTGTTCGTCGGCTACGCCGTCGTGCTCGCGAACTTCACGGTCGTGAACCTGTTCGTGGACGGCAAGCACGCGTACTCGGGGCTCTGA